The nucleotide sequence ATGCTCGATGAGAAAAAAGGAATCTGCAGATATATTTCGGAAAATGCGCCAGAGATAATCTCAATAAATTATAAACCTGATGATTTTTATCCGGATTATATTTTCTTAAGCAATTCCAAGAGATATATGCAGCTTTCGAATTCGTTACAGTCGGCGGGAACTGATATTAAGATCATGGCAACGTCAAATGTTACAGCAGCGAAAGGTGAATTTGATTTTTCTTTTGATTACTCTACATTAATAGACAGAGAATTTGAGATTCCGGATAATTCACTTCCTATGCTTTTAAGACTCTTAGAAAAGATAGGCGTAAAGGATATAGCTCTTGCAGGATTTGATGGTTACTCGGTAGACAGCAGGGCTGATTATATAAATCCTGATATGGCATATGAATTTATCAGCAATTATGCAGTTAAGCTCAACAGCTATACGAAGAAGGTCATTTCAGGATTAAAGGAAAAAATGAATATAAGATTTGTTACGGAGTCAGCATATGAATAATTATAAGGCCGCGCTATTTGATATGGACGGAACCCTTTTTAATACAAAAAGAGGTATTGTAAAGGCACTCAGGATGGCAATAGAGGAATATGGACTGGAGCCTTTAAAAGAGTCTGAGGAAGAGCAGTTTATAGGACCGCCGATACAGAAAACTGTAGAGAGCTTTTATAAGATAAGTGAAGAGAGAGCAATAGAATGCGCGGATCTTTTCAGAAAATATTACAGAGAAAAGGACTTTGTTATTGAATGCGATCTCTATGATGGGATGACAGATTGTCTTAAAAAGCTTAAAGATAATGGGGTTAAGTTAGGTATTGCATCACTAAAAAAAGAGGATATGGTATTGAGGATCTGTGATACCTATAATATAACAGGTTATTTTGACAGTATTCATGGAACAGATGCCCGTGACAATCTTTCAAAATCTGATATAATCCATATCTGCATGAATGAAAGCGGGATCAGTGAAAACAGCGAAGCGGTTATGATAGGAGATACAAGATTTGATGCAATGGGGGCTGAAGAGGCTGGTGTACCATTCCTTGGAGTTACCTATGGTTTTGGATTCCATTCTGCAGAGGATGTTAACGCTTATAAAAATATAGGCGCAGCGGCTTCACCAATGTCAATTACGGAATTTTTTATTAATAATTGAGACCTTTGTGTCTTAGAATTGAGCTTTATGATATAATAATGTGTATATGATTTTTGGCTTTTAAGAAAACCCGTATTTCTCTGCGGGGGTTCTATAGTAATGCAAAATAGATAAGTTTGACTTAATAAGATCAGGCAAAGGAGACAAGATGAAAATTTCAGAGTACATTGCGGATTTTCTGGTATCTAGAGGAGTAACCGATGTATTTACCATAACAGGTGGTGCTGCTATGCACCTGAATGATGCATTGGGACACAAGGAAGGGCTTAAGTGCACGTATAACCACAATGAGCAGGCAACTACAATTATGGCTGAAGCATATGCCAGACTGACAGGAAGAGTTGCTGCTGTATGTGTGACAGCAGGCCCGGGAAGTACTAATGCAGTGTCAGGTGTTTATGGTGCTTATGTTGATTCTATTCCCATGATCGTTTTTTCAGGTCAGGCAAAAAGAGAGACAATGGTTACGGCATCAGAGGCACCTCTTAGACAGTTAGGCGATCAGGAATGCAGAATAACCGAAATGGTCAGCTCAATTACAAAATGTGCAGTTACTATCACTAATCCGAATGAGATACGTTATCAGTTGGAGAAGGCATGGTTCCTTGCAAATAACGGAAGAAAGGGACCCGTCTGGATCGATGTTCCGCTTGATATTCAGGGAACTGTGGTTTATCCTGATGAACTTACAGGCTTTGACAGCAGAAATACAGAAAAGGTTGAGAGACCTTATTATGATAAGTCTTATACTGATAAGATCCTCGAAAAGATCCATGAGGCAAGGAGACCGGTAATCCTTGCAGGTGAAGGAATACGTCAGGGTGATGCCTACAAGGTTTTTCTTGATTGTACGGATGCATTAAAGATTCCTGTTGTTACTGCATGGAATGCGAATGATCTTTTATGGGACGAAAATCAGTATTATGCAGGACTGCCCGGAACTGTAGGTACAAGAGGCGGAAATTTTGTCGTTCAGAATGCAGATCTGTTACTCGTTCTTGGATGCAGAATGAACTTAAGGATCATAAGCTATAATAAATTCCAGTTCGCAGAAAATGCATATAAAATTGTAGTAGACATAGATGCAAACGAGCTTAAAAAGCCTACGGTTAAGATTGATATGCCCATTCATGCCGACGTCAAGGACGTTTGCAGGAGTTTGAGGAACTGCATTGATGAGGAAGTCGGAGATCACAGCGAATGGCTTAAATGGTGCCGCGAGATAAATAAACGTTATCCGGCAGTTCTTCCTGAATACTCAGAAAAAGCTGAACCGATGAATCCCTATCCATTCCTCAGAGGACTTTCAGAGCATCTTGGAGACACAGATGTTATAGTTTGTGGTAATGGTGCTGCATGTGTACAGACATTCCAGGCTTTTCATATGAAGAAGGGTGAAAGGATATTTACCAACTCTGGAAGTGCATCAATGGGATACGGATACCCGGCAGCAATAGGAGCAGCGGTTGCACGTAAGGGTAAGAGAGTTATCTGTATAGATGGTGACGGCAGCTTTATGATGAATCTGCAGGAACTTGAGACAGTAGTTTATAACAAACTCAATATAAAGCTTGTATTGCTGAATAATAATGGATATCATTCAATAAGACAGACTCAGACGAATCTTTTCAGAGGAAGATCTTATGTCGGTATAGACTCAGAATCCGGTGTAAGCTTCCCTGATTACTCCAAAATAGCTGACGCGTTTGGAATAAAGTATATAAGAATCGATTCGCTGAATGGAATGGATGATAAGCTGGAAGAAGCTCTTTCCGGTGATGAACCGGTATTTATCGAGGCTATGGTCGATCCTGCACAGAACTTTGAACCAAAGCTTTCATCAAAGGTACTTCCGGATGGAACTATTACATCTGCTGCCTGTGACGATATGTTTCCTTTCCTTCCAAGAGAAGAGTATGAAGCTGTAAGGGCTGAGGCACAGAAGATTTAATATATCAGATTTTTAATTCAGAAAAAACTTTTTGTCACGAATTCGCAATATTTTCGGAGACAAAAAGTTTTTTTCGGGATTATTTTTATGACTTTTTGAATTGAGAAAAAAATGAGTGAAAAGAAAAAGAAAATAAGTATAATGATTCCCTGCTACAATGAAGTAGAGAACGTTGGACCGATGAGTGAAGTCATAGTCGATATTATGACAAAGCAGCTTCAGAGATATGACTATGAGCTTATATTTATCGATAACCATTCAGAAGATGGAACAAGAGAAAAACTGGAAGAAATATGTGCCGGAAATCATAATATCAAGGCGATACTGAATGTTACAAACTTCGGTCAGTTTAATTCTCCTTTTTATGCTATGTGCCAGACAAGCGGTGACGCAGTGATTTCCATGAGCTGTGATTTTCAGGATCCGCCGGAAATGATTCCGCAATATGTCGAGCAGTGGGAAAAGGGATATAAGATCGTCAGTGCCATAAAGACTACCAGTAAAGAAAACAGTTTTATTTTCTTTATGCGTAAATGTTATTATAAACTGATAAAGAATATGTCGACTGTAAAGATGATCGAGAATTTTACGGGAACAGGTCTTTATGATAAGTCATTTATTGATCTTTTGAGAGAACTTGATGATCCTATTCCTTATCTCAGAGGTATAGTTGCGGAATATAATTTCAAGCGCAAGGAAATTCCTTTTGAACAGCCTAAAAGGCGCGCAGGAACAACCAGCAATAATTTTTATTCTCTATATGATGCAGCGATGCTCTCTATTACATCATATACAAAAGTTGGACTTCGTATTGCAACATTCATAGGTTTCTTTGCGGGAGTTATCAGTTTTATAATTGCTTTGGTTTACTTATTTTTGAAGTTGACAAACTGGTATCATTTTAGTGCAGGATATGCCCCGATGGTAATTGGTGTATTCCTTATAGGTTCTTTGCAGCTCTTTTTCATAGGGCTTTTGGGCGAATATATTTTGAATATAAATACCCGAATTATGCACAGACCGCTTGTTGTAGAAGAACGAAGAATTAATTTTGAGACCGGGGATGAGAGCAGAAATGAGACTGGACGTATTATATCAGATAAACGATAAATATGCACCTTATTGCGGAGTTTCAATGACCTCGCTATTTGAAAATAACAAGCATATGGAAGAAATAAGAGTTTTCATTCTGGGTGAAAAACTCTCTTCTTCGTCTGAGTCAAAATTCAGATTATTGGCAGCAAAATATAAACGATCTATCTGTTTTATAAATACAGAGAAACTGATGGTAATGATGAGGCAGCTTAAAATGCCTACTTACAGAGGATCCTATGCTGCAAATATGAGACTTTTTCTGCCATATGTACTGGGCGACGATATAGACAGGATTCTTTATCTTGATGCAGATACAATTGTTACCGGCATGCTGGATGAGTTGCTTATAATGCCAATGGAAGGACATCCGCTGGCTATGAGCCTTGATTCTTTGGTCAGAATGCATAAGTCAAGACTAGGGTTTACGCAGGCTGATTATTATTATAATTCCGGAGTCATACTTTTTTCGATGAAGCAATGGCGTGAAATGCGATGCTCGGAAAGAATATGTAATCATGTTAAGAATGTCAGGGCATGGTATCCTTCTCCGGATCAGGATCTTTTGAATGTAGTCCTTAAGGGAGAGATATTAAAGCTTCCGCCTGAATATAACCTGCAGCCGGCATATCTTGCGTTTTCACTGAAGGATTATTTTGCCACCTTCGGTGGGAGAGGATTCTATAAACGCAAGGAGATTCAGGATGCAATTTCGGCTCCTAGAATTTATCATTTCTTCCGTTTTGTGGGTGAATTTCCATGGAACAGGGATAATGTTCATCCGGATAATGATCTATTCGATAAATATCTGGCCATTTCTCCATGGAATGATTATGAAAAGAAAAAGGCCAGAATAGGTCTTGTGTTAAAAATTGAGAAGATCATATATAAGCGAATTCCAAGAGCTGTATTTATAAGGCTTTTTAGAATTGCTTATGAGAATTTTATATACAAAGCAAACAAAGACTCCATGAAATATAAGATTAATAAGACAATGTAAATAATATGAAAATATCAATAATAATACCGGTATATAATACCGACAGGAACTATCTTTCGGAATCACTTGAGTCCTGCCTGAATCAGACCATTTCTGATGAGGTAGAAGTAATTGCCGTAAATGATGGTTCAACTAATGGAGCTGATAAGCTTTTAAAAGAATATGCGGATAGATATCCGGCATTAAAACTGATAGATCAAAAAAATCAGGGAACCTCAGTCGCCCGAAACAGCGGATTAGAAGCTGCCTTGGGCGACTATATCATGTTTGTCGATGCAGATGACTGGATAGAAAAGGACTGCTGTGAGAAGGCTTTAAGAGAAGCATACAGAACAAATTCAGATATAGTATTTTTTGGATATGCTACGAATTATACCAACAGAGAGATCAACAGAGTTCTTGAAAAGGTTCCTGAAGGTGTTTTTGAAAGAGAAAGCCTGCAGCTTGCTATTCTTAAAGGAAATCCTGCGCTTGGACCTGTAGAGGTAGGCGCTCCCTGGGGAAAACTCATACGCGCCAGTAACATACGGGAGGATAATATAAGATATACTCCTGGTCTGAAAAAAGGACAGGATACCGTATTTGTACTTGATCTTTTGGAGCATTGTTCGACTTTTTCATACTTCAGTTACCTGGGATATCATTACAGAATGTTGGGAAGTTCTGTAAGTCATCGCTATAATTCTCAAATAATAAATATAATGGAAAAAACTCTTAATGCTTATAGTCTTTTTGTTGATAAATACAGGAAAAATGAAATATTCAGAGAGGCTGTAAGAAGAAAGTATTATAGAGTTGTTGTAGGTGAATACCTTATGCTGGATTTTTGTCATCCTGACAATAAAAAGAAATATTCAGAAAAAAAATCCGGTTTTTTATCAGTCATAGATAGGGAGCCTTATAAAAAGCTTATTTCAATTGTACAGGTATCCGGAATTTATGACAAAATTCAGTTGTTTTTAATAAGAAAAAAATCCATAGCTCTTTTATTTATGATAAAAAGCTTTGAAATTTTTTTGAGAAGTCTCGTTATACGTCAATTCGGAAAATAATGGAAAAGATATAAAATGATATCAATGACAATAACCTCTTTTAGTTTTTTTATATTTTTAATAATAGCTTTGGCGGTGTATTATATTGCACCAGCTAAGCTGCAATGGTGGGTACTGCTCGTCCTAAGTGTAACATTTTACATGCTTGCTGCGGTTCCGTATACAATTATATTTTTACTTTTTACAACATTTATTGCATATATATTTACAAGGCTGGCTGTAAAGGATGTGGATGATAATGGAACACCTATAATTAATCCTCATGGATCTGCATTTGTAGCATCAGCTATCATAATAATTGCAGCAGTTTGGTTTTTGATGAAGGGAAGTGCCTACTGGATACAGCCTTCTGCTTTCCTACATGCGCGGATTCCATCTTTTCCATTGCTGACTGCAATACCGATCGCATCTGCTTTTGGAATGGGATATTATACCTGTCAGGCAATAGGATACATTGTGGATTGTTACTGGGGAAGTTCAAAACCGGAAAAAAACTTTTTAAAGCTCTTTCTCTTTCTTTCATTTTTCCCTCACATGACAACGGGACCGATAAGTAAATATAAAAATCTGCAATCACTTTATGAACCGCATGGATTTTCTCTTGAGAGGATTCAACGAGGAGCCCAGCGCATGCTTTGGGGATTTTTTAAGTGCCTCGTGGTATCGGGTAGATTTGGTTCTGTCGTTAATCTGGTTTATTCTGACCCTGCAAGTTACGAGGGAATATGGAGCTGGCTTGCGCTATTGGCATATCCGATGCAGATATATTGTGACTTTTCAGGAAGCGTAGATATAGTTCTTGGTGTTGCTGAATTATTTGGAGTAAATCTGCCGGAGAATTTTAATAATCCGTTTTTCTCTGAAAGCTCACAGGAATTCTGGCAAAGATGGCATATGTCACTTGGAAACTGGACAAGAGATTATCTCATGTATCCGGTACTCAAAAATCCAAAGACCGTAGCTTTCGGCAAAAAGATGAAGAAAAAGTTCGGGAAGAAGATATCCAAGGCATCAACAGTAGCCATTGCCATGTTTTTTTCATGGTTTACAATGGGAGTGTGGCATGGTAACTATAAATATATAGTCGGATGTGGTCTGTATTATTGGTTTATTATGTCAATGTCAGAGTTTATGAAGGATAAACTTGAATGGGTGAATAAGAAACTGAGTATTCCTGTGGAAACTTATGGATGGCATTTATTCAGAAAGATCAGAACGTATCTGATTTATTCTATTTCACTTGTTTTCTTCAGAGCAGATGGCATTGGAACGGCGTTGAATTTTCTTAAAAGCCTTTTTGGAGTTTTCATAGGAAAGTTTAATCCATGGATATTTTTCGATGGAAGCCTGACAGCGACATCACTTTCAGTCGTAGATTTAAATCTTATGATAGTTTCGTTAGTGATCCTCTATATAGCAGCCAGACTTAGGGATACTAATGGATATGCAAGAAACTGGATCGAGGGACAGGGACTTGTATTAAGATGGTCTATATGGATACTGCTATTTGTGATAGTAATTCTTTACGGAAACTATGGACCGAATTACAGCGCAGCTGATTTTATATATCAGGGATTTTAATTATTATGAAAAAAAATAAGTATCTAATGACAGTTATCTTTTTAATGATAATTGCATTTATAAGCCTTGGCCTTTCGAAGATAGTAATGAATAAGGACGGCTATAAAAATAAATATGAATTTTTCCATTCGAAAACGGATTTTGATGCGCTTTTTATTGGTACAAGCAGAATGCATGAGGGTGTTGATCCTATTTATTTATGGGAAAACTATGGCATAAGCTCGTACAATCTTGCATCTGCCGGAGAGTCTATACAGGTCACATATTATGTGCTGGCAGAGGCTTTGGAACATTGTAATCCTAAGGTTGTTTTTGTTGAACCTACAAAGATTTCAGATGAGAAAAACGCAATAAACTGTGGATATGGTTTTGTACATGAATCATTGGACCCACTTCCGCTCAATAAAAACAAACTTGAAGCGATATCATATGCATCAAAGTTTTTTGACGGCGGTATGCTTGCATTCCTGTCAAATATATATGCATATCATGACAGAGTAGATTCACTTGAAGAAGAAGATTTTAATCTTCCTATTAATTATGATAAGGGTGCATATCTGATGACAGATGTAGTCAAGGTAAATCCTGTAAGCGGAAACTTTACGGATGAGGTTCAGGAGCTTCAGGGCGGTGATGGAGTGATATATTACAAGAAGATACTGGATCTTTGTAAAGAGAAGAATATAAAATGTGTTCTGCTTGACATTCCTGCAAGTGCAGATTATGTAGGACCGGGATTTCAGAAGCGCTTAAATGCACTGATAGAAATTACGGAAGAAAAGGGTGGAGAGTCACTGAATCTTGCGGAAACACACGATCTTTTAGGAATTGATTTTGACCATGATTTTGGGGATTTTGTTCATCTTAATTTCATGGGAGCTGCTAAAGTTAGTGAGTATCTGGGAAAGTATATGCAGACAAACTATTCTATAGCAGATCATAGAGATGACCCGGAATATGCAGAAGCCTGGGAAGAGGATATTGAAAAGTGGAATGAGCAGAGGATCAGAATGCTCGCAGATAAGGCAGATCCTGTTTCATATATATTTGGAACAGATCCCGAGGATACATATTGTGAGGTATATATGGCAGATCTTTCGAAGATTGAAAGTCATTATGCATTGCAATTTTGCTTTGATAAAATGGGGATAAAACCTGAAGAGGTTAAAACAGAGGAAATCGGAAATCTAGACATGAAGATAGTTGTCAGAAGTAAGGCAGATGACAGATGGCTTGCAGAACAGTATTTTGTATGTGATCAGAGTAGCCTGACGTTCAGAGTACACGAACCAGAATAAAAAAAGCGCGGTCCAAAAGGGCTGCGCTTTTTTGCTTACTGAACTGAAGCTAAAATAGTATCTACAAGTTCACCGACATTTTTTAATTCAACGGCTTTACCCATAGGTATTTTAATATTGAATTCATTTTCTACTGCAAGAATAAGATTGATATGTTCAAAAGAATCCCAGTCTGCAATATCGGCAGATGTTGTTCCCTCGCTGATGCTTATCTCTTCATCA is from Lachnospiraceae bacterium C1.1 and encodes:
- a CDS encoding thiamine pyrophosphate-binding protein; amino-acid sequence: MKISEYIADFLVSRGVTDVFTITGGAAMHLNDALGHKEGLKCTYNHNEQATTIMAEAYARLTGRVAAVCVTAGPGSTNAVSGVYGAYVDSIPMIVFSGQAKRETMVTASEAPLRQLGDQECRITEMVSSITKCAVTITNPNEIRYQLEKAWFLANNGRKGPVWIDVPLDIQGTVVYPDELTGFDSRNTEKVERPYYDKSYTDKILEKIHEARRPVILAGEGIRQGDAYKVFLDCTDALKIPVVTAWNANDLLWDENQYYAGLPGTVGTRGGNFVVQNADLLLVLGCRMNLRIISYNKFQFAENAYKIVVDIDANELKKPTVKIDMPIHADVKDVCRSLRNCIDEEVGDHSEWLKWCREINKRYPAVLPEYSEKAEPMNPYPFLRGLSEHLGDTDVIVCGNGAACVQTFQAFHMKKGERIFTNSGSASMGYGYPAAIGAAVARKGKRVICIDGDGSFMMNLQELETVVYNKLNIKLVLLNNNGYHSIRQTQTNLFRGRSYVGIDSESGVSFPDYSKIADAFGIKYIRIDSLNGMDDKLEEALSGDEPVFIEAMVDPAQNFEPKLSSKVLPDGTITSAACDDMFPFLPREEYEAVRAEAQKI
- a CDS encoding glycosyltransferase family 8 protein, with product MRLDVLYQINDKYAPYCGVSMTSLFENNKHMEEIRVFILGEKLSSSSESKFRLLAAKYKRSICFINTEKLMVMMRQLKMPTYRGSYAANMRLFLPYVLGDDIDRILYLDADTIVTGMLDELLIMPMEGHPLAMSLDSLVRMHKSRLGFTQADYYYNSGVILFSMKQWREMRCSERICNHVKNVRAWYPSPDQDLLNVVLKGEILKLPPEYNLQPAYLAFSLKDYFATFGGRGFYKRKEIQDAISAPRIYHFFRFVGEFPWNRDNVHPDNDLFDKYLAISPWNDYEKKKARIGLVLKIEKIIYKRIPRAVFIRLFRIAYENFIYKANKDSMKYKINKTM
- a CDS encoding glycosyltransferase family 2 protein, giving the protein MSEKKKKISIMIPCYNEVENVGPMSEVIVDIMTKQLQRYDYELIFIDNHSEDGTREKLEEICAGNHNIKAILNVTNFGQFNSPFYAMCQTSGDAVISMSCDFQDPPEMIPQYVEQWEKGYKIVSAIKTTSKENSFIFFMRKCYYKLIKNMSTVKMIENFTGTGLYDKSFIDLLRELDDPIPYLRGIVAEYNFKRKEIPFEQPKRRAGTTSNNFYSLYDAAMLSITSYTKVGLRIATFIGFFAGVISFIIALVYLFLKLTNWYHFSAGYAPMVIGVFLIGSLQLFFIGLLGEYILNINTRIMHRPLVVEERRINFETGDESRNETGRIISDKR
- a CDS encoding acyl carrier protein; its protein translation is MTRDEAFERLTEVFRDVFDDEEISISEGTTSADIADWDSFEHINLILAVENEFNIKIPMGKAVELKNVGELVDTILASVQ
- a CDS encoding HAD hydrolase-like protein encodes the protein MNNYKAALFDMDGTLFNTKRGIVKALRMAIEEYGLEPLKESEEEQFIGPPIQKTVESFYKISEERAIECADLFRKYYREKDFVIECDLYDGMTDCLKKLKDNGVKLGIASLKKEDMVLRICDTYNITGYFDSIHGTDARDNLSKSDIIHICMNESGISENSEAVMIGDTRFDAMGAEEAGVPFLGVTYGFGFHSAEDVNAYKNIGAAASPMSITEFFINN
- a CDS encoding glycosyltransferase; its protein translation is MKISIIIPVYNTDRNYLSESLESCLNQTISDEVEVIAVNDGSTNGADKLLKEYADRYPALKLIDQKNQGTSVARNSGLEAALGDYIMFVDADDWIEKDCCEKALREAYRTNSDIVFFGYATNYTNREINRVLEKVPEGVFERESLQLAILKGNPALGPVEVGAPWGKLIRASNIREDNIRYTPGLKKGQDTVFVLDLLEHCSTFSYFSYLGYHYRMLGSSVSHRYNSQIINIMEKTLNAYSLFVDKYRKNEIFREAVRRKYYRVVVGEYLMLDFCHPDNKKKYSEKKSGFLSVIDREPYKKLISIVQVSGIYDKIQLFLIRKKSIALLFMIKSFEIFLRSLVIRQFGK
- a CDS encoding MBOAT family O-acyltransferase, which codes for MISMTITSFSFFIFLIIALAVYYIAPAKLQWWVLLVLSVTFYMLAAVPYTIIFLLFTTFIAYIFTRLAVKDVDDNGTPIINPHGSAFVASAIIIIAAVWFLMKGSAYWIQPSAFLHARIPSFPLLTAIPIASAFGMGYYTCQAIGYIVDCYWGSSKPEKNFLKLFLFLSFFPHMTTGPISKYKNLQSLYEPHGFSLERIQRGAQRMLWGFFKCLVVSGRFGSVVNLVYSDPASYEGIWSWLALLAYPMQIYCDFSGSVDIVLGVAELFGVNLPENFNNPFFSESSQEFWQRWHMSLGNWTRDYLMYPVLKNPKTVAFGKKMKKKFGKKISKASTVAIAMFFSWFTMGVWHGNYKYIVGCGLYYWFIMSMSEFMKDKLEWVNKKLSIPVETYGWHLFRKIRTYLIYSISLVFFRADGIGTALNFLKSLFGVFIGKFNPWIFFDGSLTATSLSVVDLNLMIVSLVILYIAARLRDTNGYARNWIEGQGLVLRWSIWILLFVIVILYGNYGPNYSAADFIYQGF